A genomic window from Camelina sativa cultivar DH55 chromosome 2, Cs, whole genome shotgun sequence includes:
- the LOC104742979 gene encoding agamous-like MADS-box protein AGL31 isoform X3, whose protein sequence is MGRRKVEIKRIEKKSSRQVTFSKRRNGLIEKARQLSILCESSIAVLVVSGSGKLYNSSSGDNMSKIIDRYEIQHADEQKVLDLEEKARNYLPHEKLLEIVQSKLEEPVDNVSVDSLMSMEEQLETALSVTRAKKTELMMEDLKSLQEKEKLLREENQFLASQMGMKTILGTEGERGMSSENCSGNKLLETLSLLK, encoded by the exons ATGGGAAGAAGAAAGGTTGAGATCAAGCGAATCGAGAAGAAAAGCAGTCGACAAGTCACTTTCTCCAAACGACGCAATGGTCTCATCGAGAAAGCTCGACAACTCTCAATTCTCTGTGAATCCTCCATTGCTGTCCTCGTCGTCTCCGGCTCCGGAAAACTTTACAACTCTTCCTCCGGCGACAA CATGTCCAAGATCATCGATCGTTATGAGATACAACATGCTGATGAACAAAAAGTCTTA GATCTTGAGGAAAAAGCTCGGAATTATCTTCCACACGAGAAGTTACTAGAAATAGTCCAAAG CAAGCTTGAAGAACCAGTCGATAATGTAAGTGTAGATTCCTTAATGTCTATGGAGGAACAGCTCGAGACTGCTCTGTCCGTAACTAGAGCTAAGAAG ACAGAACTGATGATGGAGGATTTGAAGTCCCTTCAAGAAAAG GAGAAGTTGCTGAGAGAAGAGAATCAGTTTCTGGCTAGCCAG ATGGGTATGAAGACGATTCTGGGAACCGAAGGTGAGAGAGGAATGTCATCCGAAAATTGCTCCGGTAACAAATTACTGGAAACTCTCTCGCTGTTGaagtaa
- the LOC104742979 gene encoding agamous-like MADS-box protein AGL31 isoform X1, translating to MGRRKVEIKRIEKKSSRQVTFSKRRNGLIEKARQLSILCESSIAVLVVSGSGKLYNSSSGDNMSKIIDRYEIQHADEQKVLDLEEKTRNYLPHKELLDIVQRKLEEPVDNLSVDSLMSMEEQLETALSVTRAKKTELMMDDLKSLQETILMTFMIFSKREKLLREENQFLASQMGMKTILGTEGERGMSSENCSGNKLLETLSLLK from the exons ATGGGAAGAAGAAAGGTTGAGATCAAGCGAATCGAGAAGAAAAGCAGTCGACAAGTCACTTTCTCCAAACGACGCAATGGTCTCATCGAGAAAGCTCGACAACTCTCAATTCTCTGTGAATCCTCCATCGCTGTCCTCGTCGTCTCCGGCTCCGGAAAACTTTACAACTCTTCCTCCGGCGACAA CATGTCCAAGATCATCGATCGTTATGAGATACAACATGCCGATGAACAAAAAGTCCTA GATCTTGAGGAAAAAACTCGGAATTATCTTCCACACAAGGAGTTACTGGATATAGTGCAAAG AAAGCTTGAAGAACCAGTCGATAATCTAAGTGTAGATTCCTTAATGTCTATGGAGGAACAGCTCGAGACTGCTCTGTCCGTAACTAGAGCTAAGAAG ACAGAACTGATGATGGACGATCTGAAGTCCCTTCAAGAAACG ATTCTAATGACCTTTATGATCTTTTCCAAACGGGAGAAGTTGCTGAGAGAAGAGAATCAGTTTCTGGCTAGCCAG ATGGGTATGAAGACGATTCTGGGAACCGAAGGTGAGAGAGGAATGTCATCCGAAAATTGCTCCGGTAACAAATTACTGGAAACTCTCTCGCTGTTGaagtaa
- the LOC104742979 gene encoding agamous-like MADS-box protein AGL31 isoform X4 has protein sequence MGRRKVEIKRIEKKSSRQVTFSKRRNGLIEKARQLSILCESSIAVLVVSGSGKLYNSSSGDNMSKIIDRYEIQHADEQKVLDLEEKTRNYLPHKELLDIVQRKLEEPVDNLSVDSLMSMEEQLETALSVTRAKKTELMMDDLKSLQETMGMKTILGTEGERGMSSENCSGNKLLETLSLLK, from the exons ATGGGAAGAAGAAAGGTTGAGATCAAGCGAATCGAGAAGAAAAGCAGTCGACAAGTCACTTTCTCCAAACGACGCAATGGTCTCATCGAGAAAGCTCGACAACTCTCAATTCTCTGTGAATCCTCCATCGCTGTCCTCGTCGTCTCCGGCTCCGGAAAACTTTACAACTCTTCCTCCGGCGACAA CATGTCCAAGATCATCGATCGTTATGAGATACAACATGCCGATGAACAAAAAGTCCTA GATCTTGAGGAAAAAACTCGGAATTATCTTCCACACAAGGAGTTACTGGATATAGTGCAAAG AAAGCTTGAAGAACCAGTCGATAATCTAAGTGTAGATTCCTTAATGTCTATGGAGGAACAGCTCGAGACTGCTCTGTCCGTAACTAGAGCTAAGAAG ACAGAACTGATGATGGACGATCTGAAGTCCCTTCAAGAAACG ATGGGTATGAAGACGATTCTGGGAACCGAAGGTGAGAGAGGAATGTCATCCGAAAATTGCTCCGGTAACAAATTACTGGAAACTCTCTCGCTGTTGaagtaa
- the LOC104742979 gene encoding agamous-like MADS-box protein AGL27 isoform X8: MGRRKVEIKRIEKKSSRQVTFSKRRNGLIEKARQLSILCESSIAVLVVSGSGKLYNSSSGDNMSKIIDRYEIQHADEQKVLDLEEKARNYLPHEKLLEIVQSKLEEPVDNVSVDSLMSMEEQLETALSVTRAKKTELMMEDLKSLQEKEKLLREENQFLASQ, translated from the exons ATGGGAAGAAGAAAGGTTGAGATCAAGCGAATCGAGAAGAAAAGCAGTCGACAAGTCACTTTCTCCAAACGACGCAATGGTCTCATCGAGAAAGCTCGACAACTCTCAATTCTCTGTGAATCCTCCATTGCTGTCCTCGTCGTCTCCGGCTCCGGAAAACTTTACAACTCTTCCTCCGGCGACAA CATGTCCAAGATCATCGATCGTTATGAGATACAACATGCTGATGAACAAAAAGTCTTA GATCTTGAGGAAAAAGCTCGGAATTATCTTCCACACGAGAAGTTACTAGAAATAGTCCAAAG CAAGCTTGAAGAACCAGTCGATAATGTAAGTGTAGATTCCTTAATGTCTATGGAGGAACAGCTCGAGACTGCTCTGTCCGTAACTAGAGCTAAGAAG ACAGAACTGATGATGGAGGATTTGAAGTCCCTTCAAGAAAAG GAGAAGTTGCTGAGAGAAGAGAATCAGTTTCTGGCTAGCCAG TAG
- the LOC104742979 gene encoding agamous-like MADS-box protein AGL27 isoform X7: MGRRKVEIKRIEKKSSRQVTFSKRRNGLIEKARQLSILCESSIAVLVVSGSGKLYNSSSGDNMSKIIDRYEIQHADEQKVLDLEEKARNYLPHEKLLEIVQSKLEEPVDNVSVDSLMSMEEQLETALSVTRAKKTELMMEDLKSLQEKEKLLREENQFLASQ; the protein is encoded by the exons ATGGGAAGAAGAAAGGTTGAGATCAAGCGAATCGAGAAGAAAAGCAGTCGACAAGTCACTTTCTCCAAACGACGCAATGGTCTCATCGAGAAAGCTCGACAACTCTCAATTCTCTGTGAATCCTCCATTGCTGTCCTCGTCGTCTCCGGCTCCGGAAAACTTTACAACTCTTCCTCCGGCGACAA CATGTCCAAGATCATCGATCGTTATGAGATACAACATGCTGATGAACAAAAAGTCTTA GATCTTGAGGAAAAAGCTCGGAATTATCTTCCACACGAGAAGTTACTAGAAATAGTCCAAAG CAAGCTTGAAGAACCAGTCGATAATGTAAGTGTAGATTCCTTAATGTCTATGGAGGAACAGCTCGAGACTGCTCTGTCCGTAACTAGAGCTAAGAAG ACAGAACTGATGATGGAGGATTTGAAGTCCCTTCAAGAAAAG GAGAAGTTGCTGAGAGAAGAGAACCAGTTTCTGGCTAGCCAG TAG
- the LOC104742979 gene encoding agamous-like MADS-box protein AGL31 isoform X5, whose translation MGRRKVEIKRIEKKSSRQVTFSKRRNGLIEKARQLSILCESSIAVLVVSGSGKLYNSSSGDNMSKIIDRYEIQHADEQKVLDLEEKTRNYLPHKELLDIVQRKLEEPVDNLSVDSLMSMEEQLETALSVTRAKKTELMMDDLKSLQETLLREENQFLASQVTKTQNSYAS comes from the exons ATGGGAAGAAGAAAGGTTGAGATCAAGCGAATCGAGAAGAAAAGCAGTCGACAAGTCACTTTCTCCAAACGACGCAATGGTCTCATCGAGAAAGCTCGACAACTCTCAATTCTCTGTGAATCCTCCATCGCTGTCCTCGTCGTCTCCGGCTCCGGAAAACTTTACAACTCTTCCTCCGGCGACAA CATGTCCAAGATCATCGATCGTTATGAGATACAACATGCCGATGAACAAAAAGTCCTA GATCTTGAGGAAAAAACTCGGAATTATCTTCCACACAAGGAGTTACTGGATATAGTGCAAAG AAAGCTTGAAGAACCAGTCGATAATCTAAGTGTAGATTCCTTAATGTCTATGGAGGAACAGCTCGAGACTGCTCTGTCCGTAACTAGAGCTAAGAAG ACAGAACTGATGATGGACGATCTGAAGTCCCTTCAAGAAACG TTGCTGAGAGAAGAGAATCAGTTTCTGGCTAGCCAGGTGACAAAGACACAAAACTCTTATGCTTCATAA
- the LOC104742979 gene encoding agamous-like MADS-box protein AGL31 isoform X2 encodes MGRRKVEIKRIEKKSSRQVTFSKRRNGLIEKARQLSILCESSIAVLVVSGSGKLYNSSSGDNMSKIIDRYEIQHADEQKVLDLEEKARNYLPHEKLLEIVQSKLEEPVDNVSVDSLMSMEEQLETALSVTRAKKTELMMEDLKSLQEKEKLLREENQFLASQMGQKTFLVTEGERGMSSENSSGNKIPETLPLLK; translated from the exons ATGGGAAGAAGAAAGGTTGAGATCAAGCGAATCGAGAAGAAAAGCAGTCGACAAGTCACTTTCTCCAAACGACGCAATGGTCTCATCGAGAAAGCTCGACAACTCTCAATTCTCTGTGAATCCTCCATTGCTGTCCTCGTCGTCTCCGGCTCCGGAAAACTTTACAACTCTTCCTCCGGCGACAA CATGTCCAAGATCATCGATCGTTATGAGATACAACATGCTGATGAACAAAAAGTCTTA GATCTTGAGGAAAAAGCTCGGAATTATCTTCCACACGAGAAGTTACTAGAAATAGTCCAAAG CAAGCTTGAAGAACCAGTCGATAATGTAAGTGTAGATTCCTTAATGTCTATGGAGGAACAGCTCGAGACTGCTCTGTCCGTAACTAGAGCTAAGAAG ACAGAACTGATGATGGAGGATTTGAAGTCCCTTCAAGAAAAG GAGAAGTTGCTGAGAGAAGAGAACCAGTTTCTGGCTAGCCAG ATGGGGCAGAAGACGTTTCTGGTAACCGAAGGTGAGAGAGGAATGTCATCGGAAAATAGCTCCGGCAACAAAATACCGGAGACTCTCCCGCTGCTCAAGTAA
- the LOC104742979 gene encoding agamous-like MADS-box protein AGL31 isoform X9 produces the protein MSMEEQLETALSVTRAKKTELMMEDLKSLQEKEKLLREENQFLASQMGQKTFLVTEGERGMSSENSSGNKIPETLPLLK, from the exons ATGTCTATGGAGGAACAGCTCGAGACTGCTCTGTCCGTAACTAGAGCTAAGAAG ACAGAACTGATGATGGAGGATTTGAAGTCCCTTCAAGAAAAG GAGAAGTTGCTGAGAGAAGAGAACCAGTTTCTGGCTAGCCAG ATGGGGCAGAAGACGTTTCTGGTAACCGAAGGTGAGAGAGGAATGTCATCGGAAAATAGCTCCGGCAACAAAATACCGGAGACTCTCCCGCTGCTCAAGTAA